tttttttcatttaattttgatgaTACTATAAAATCTTACTTTTCATTTAAACCTATGAaatatgcatgatcttccaaaaacattagcattaactggtaatcaagtaaaaggaacataactaaaaacacgtgagctagtgtcaacattttatcattaccacttttttatgataatatacaatgagtaggatgtccaaccatcacatctgcatctgtgacactcacacagacgatcaggtatggaatctacagtttatattatgtaacagaagtgtgggttatgtatttgatttccctggaatgtgttttacgcagatatttttgttttttttctttatcaagcacgcttctacaatacattttcttaaccttacatgtcatgtcgttttcattgttgtatttattatttgacgacattattgactctgtaattgtttttaaatagtatttaattgctgtcattatcgtccgtattaaacagtattatttacatttgtgttataaggatacgttcacaccaaatgcgttgcCTATAGAAATGGGTGGGGCTGTTaggattttctgctttatttctatattgaatttcaatttacgaatcaagttatgctcaaataaaattgtactcctttatacctgattttcacttttatataggacaaaatttagtataattaaatttcgttttttttaccttttctttgtatgcatatgatatgaatttaaaatcttaaaaacttacCTAGGAGTTTTTTGAAAATCATGGTTGAGTagttttgattattatatataatatataatgtttctcttgatgtctcggctaatcattagaatgatatcttttagttatttggttaaatccaataacaataaaacgtagcttagaaaaaatggtcattttttgctcagttccaattgcccgcctgtagttagtattgtttttcttgtagacaaaaaggtaaataaaggaaaatccctaaatatattttaatagataagacgataagagaccaaacTAAAAAGATGCGTACTGCAAAAAGATcccgtaaaaaagagagagagagagagagagagagagagagagagagagagagagagagagagagagagagagagagaactgcagaaatttataacacctagaaacaaggcatgattggaaatctttcagaatgtttcttgctatattttgataaatcgaaatatctcttgtgaaatattgaaaatcaaggaaaaagagagggatatagaggagagtataAGAATGGGtactccagtttgaagaaaatgtggccttacttggcctgccttggcagcagctgttgtgtgacgttTAGTGTCTAGATGTGtctgaaatacggagagaagtctaacgcaaggatagtcatgttgtttataggctgcctattcactggtgaggtttcTCCTAatactgatgatggaggtgaacaggccaaggaaatggaattgaacgagagaatttcggccttgcgagacaccacacagtaccagagagagcagcaatgaacttggacaggatcatttttcagctgcaacagaggcttgactacaCTGAAgacattcagaaggcgggcggaaaggaagaaagcactcgtgtgatccagataactcagggggtgttgcaacaacaggcctggcaagtaagggcccacttattcgaaggtgagacgttgtttctgaaggagaacgatcaagtgaagaaggagaaggacgtgcagatatagaccgaagaagcggcgcggatgtcgaggctcgtccaggaacgaaaagcgctaatcctacaggaaagacgccgaggtcaggttccagctcctgcagaaggaagtggaagatttCACGAAGGAAACGTGTGTACTACATTGTGAAGTTTAGGTTGCGAAACTGAAGAGAAACGAGCTGaggtgccttctagaggaagggaatcatcgcttcaagtcgctggataggaacaccagtgtccagggcgaacggaacgaccagttggaagatgaggttcgacagctgcgaggagcgaaggagaaatcggtttgccagctcaagaaccaccagggaaattacagatgcctggaaaatgaaggagcagctgtccatgttcaaggaatggcgcgaccaagtctaagctggccttgcgaagagggctcagatgtcaaaaatttgaggagaatgtttgttgtatggaaaagtttttttttttttaatcaataaagtttatttacaaactgcgattttcatttacacattattttttgcagcaaattttgttatttacataataattcgagtttaactcgaatttaaaggacttctttcataaatccatgtgttagaattaattttagtttgcaatggattttaggagtgaactgcaatactttattttatatggaaggtttggtgtttatatgtaataagtttgctttgttaatcgttgaaggatatgaaagttagagggaaataagtataaaaatgttttgtaagagttttattgattcctgaaagggaaaggtaAATGTAAGGATTGGTGTAGTGCCATGATTTGAAGCAGAAGatacagagaagattggtggagtgccaggaaaagcagcggattcagagaagattggtggagtgtcaggagaagcaaacgattgagagaagattggtggagtgccaggagaagcagaggattgagagaagattggtggagtgccagggagaaacagaggattcagagaagattctgGAGCGTCTGAAGAAGAAGCAGAGTATTCAGAGAAGATTTGTGGAGTGCCAGgataagaagcagaggattcagagaagcccctggagaattgaaaggattcagtggcatattctggttctaaggttgaacagaggtgttactctcttaagggacggcgggcgaggcccgccaggcgtcccggggacgggcgagGCCCGGccaagcgtcccgggacgggacggcctccgcccgccaggcgtcccggggaccggcgggcctccgccgccagcgtcccggggaccggcgggcctccgcccgccaggcgtccggggacggggacggcgggcctccgcccgccaggcgtccaaGGGACGGgcggggcctccgcccgccaggcatCCAAGGGACGGGCGGGCTCCCCCGAccagcccgccaggcgtccccccggggacgggcgggcctccgccgccaggcgtcccggggaccggcgggcctctgcccgccaggCCCGGGGGGCGGGCCACGGGCCGGGCGTCCCGACCCGGGGACGGCTGGGCCCCAGCCGTCCCAGCGCCTAGGCGTCCGGGGACGGGcaggcctccgcccgccaggcgtcccggggacgggcaggCCTCCGCCCGCCCCAGGGTCCCCGGGGAGCCCAGGCCTACCGCCCggggccaggcgtcccgggggacggcgggcctccgcccccaagccaggcgtcccgggggcggaccggcgggcctccgcccgccaggcgtcccggggaccggcgggcctccgcccgccaggcctcccggggtacgggcgggcctccgcccgccaggcctcccggggacgggcgggcctccgcccgccaggagtacccggggacgggcgggcctccgcccgccaggcgtcccggggacgggcgggcctccgcccgccgccaggcgtcccggggacgggcgtgggcctcgcccgccaggCGTGgggccccgggacgggcgggcctccgcccgccaggcgtcccggggacgggcggggcctccgcccgccaggcgtcccgggggacgggcgggcctccgcccgccaggcgtcccggggaaccGGGCGGGCCtacgcccgccaggcgtcccggggacgggcgggcctccgcccgccaggcgtccgggggacgggcgggcctccgcccgccaggcgtacccggggaccggcgggcctccgcccgccaggcgcgtcccaggggaccggcgggcctccgcccgccaggcgtccggggaccggcgggcctccgcccgccaggcgtcccggggagggccatcggggaccggcgggcctccgcccgccaggcgtcccgggggaccCGGGGACGGTCGCGCATCCATGGGGAGGCGTCCGGGGGACGGGGGGCCGGGGGgtcctccgcccgccaggcgtcccgggggaccggcgggcctcccgcCGCCAGGCGTCACGGGGACGGGGCCGCGGCCCTCGACCGCCAGGCGGGTCCCGGGGACGGGCTGGGCCTCCGCCCGACCAGGCGTCCCGGAGCCACGGGCGGGTCGGGGGTCCGCCCGCCAggccgtcccggggacgggcgggcctcgaccgcctggcgtcccggggaccggcgggcctccgcccgctgGCGGGTCCCGGGGACCAAGCGGGCCTCCGCccagccaggcgtcccggggaccggttGGGGCCCTCCGCCAGCCAGGCGTCCCGAGGCCCAGCCggtcccccgggacgcctggcaggcgGAGGCCCGCCGGGCCCCGGGACGCCTCCCCGGGATGCCCGGCGGGCCTACCCGCCCGCCAGGACCGTCCCCCCGGGGgccgggcgggcctccgcccgccaggcgtcccgaggCGGGCGGGCGGTCCCCCGGAACGGCCTGGCCCGGGCCGGAGGCCCGCCGGGCCCCGGGACGCCTCCCGGGATGcccggcgggcctcgcccgccaggcCGTCCCGGGGGACGGGCCGGGCCTCCCGCCGCCAGGCGGTCCTGGGGAGGGCGGGCTCCGCCCGCCGGGGCATCCTGGGGAAGGCGGGTCCCGGGTCCCGGCGggccctccgcccgccaggcgtcccgggacgggcgggctccgcccgccaggcgtcccggggaccggcgggcctccacccgccaggcgtcccggggaccggcgggcctccgcccgccaggcgtcccggggaccggcgggcctccgcccagccaggcgtcccggggaccggcgggcctcgcccgccagcgtcccggggaccggcggcgggcctccgcccgccggGCATCCCGGGGAGGCGTCCCGGGGCCCGGCGGccgcctccgcccgccaggcgtcccggggaccggcgggcctccgcccgccaggcgtcccggggacgggcgggcctccgcccgccaggctgtccctgggacgggcgggcatccgcccgccaggcgtcccggagaCGGGCgtgcctccgcccgccaggcgtcccggggacgggcgggcctccgcccgccaggcgtcccggggacgggcgggcctcgcccgccaggcgtcccgagacgggcgggcctccgcccgcctgGCGGTCCCgtggggaggcgggcctccttccgcccgcctggcgtcccggggaccgcgggcctccgcccgccaggcgtcccgggaccgaccggcgggcctccgcccgccaggcgtcccggggaccggcgggcccctccgcccgccaggcgtcccggggaccgggcgcctccgccgccaggcgtcccggggaccggcgggcctccgcccgccagcgtcccggggaccggcggcgGGCCTCCGACCGCCAGCGTCCCGGGGAGGGGACCTGcccggcgggcctccgccgcaGGCGTCCGGGGACGGGCGCTCCGCCCGCCAACGTCCCGGTAGaccgggcgggcctccgcccgacCTGGCgtcggggaccggcgggcctccgcccgcgctggcgtcccggggacggcgggcctccgcccgccaggcgtcccggggacctgcggcctccgcccgccagcgtcccgggggaccggcgggcctccgcccgccaggcgtcccggggaccggcgggcctccgcccgccggGCATCCCGCTTTCTTTTCCATCGTTAAATCGCTCGTTTAATCTCCATTTGCACAGGATTTAGTCGGAACTGTTTGGATTTGCCCTTCAGTGTACTTTATTTAATTCAGCATTCACTCTAGTAAACTGATCTCTGTTCTTGTCactgtgtatttattattattattactattattattattcatagcatGTACTATTGTAAATGTCTTGGGAATAAAAGCGAAACATGACAGCAGCCACTGCCACCGAAAGGAATGCTGGACTAGCAATCTTTATTCTGTTGTAGCAGGACTGATGACACCACATTAAACCAGATTACGTGACTAAGGAATCTGCGTCTTAGTTTTGGGTGTAACTAACTGGGTCTTTTTCTGTAACAGAGAGAAGGCCCGGGGAGCCAAGGCTAAGCCAAgttacacaggttagcaaagttaaTACAGggaatgtgtataattatattgtttgtttgtatggtgcttttacgttgcatggaaccagtggttattcagcaacgggaccaactttatatacgtgacttccgaaccacgtcgagagtgaacttttatcaccagaaatacacctctctcactcctcaatggaatgcccgagaatcgaactagcggccaccgaggtggtagtccacggccaaaccaaccacgccactgaggcgctagtatAATCATAGACCAGTATTTCCCGCACATGTAGGTTTAGAGAACCTATTGCTACATTCTTAGAAACAGGTAGTTTAAGGATATAATGTCAAATCACAGACGTTCAGGTTAATGATATCAAGGTATTGGACAGttagttagattttccatttaggctaggaagaatatCACTCAAGGAGAAGGTTCTGGTAGCAAGAGATATTTAATTAGCTTTTGCCCATTAGCTTGATAGGTtacccaactatggctagacaagggatcaGCATTGATGcccccttaccataggatagagttcaaaggtaatttACGGCTTAATTACAACCGGCCGAAAAAAATATTACTCTAAATTCTTGGtcaggaggtaaaattctatagaatTTTACAGTCTGGTTCGACGCGGAATACGGGCCTAGATCTactaaaatgaatatagaatacTTCTTTTagtctagtttatatatatatatatatatatatatatatatatatatatatatatatatatatattataaaatatatatacactttaaatatcattttcatattcctAAGCCCCTAGGAAAAGTAGGCTTATCTGTATgtaggaaaattctctctctctatagtaacCTTCCCCCTTCACCAAACAAATAACTGGCCATTTCTTACACATTTCGTCCTCTCTCTCGCTTGTGCGGACTAGCATtatctttttgcttttattctcAACAGACATAGGTCTAGGCCTACTAATTCCAATTTCATCAATCTTAGCCAGTGAACACGGTTTATTTGCATTACGAATCGAATGGCAGATGTTACATACTGTATATGCTCTTTGACTGCTAGAATTATCCTTATAAACCTACGGTTCATTCATTTATGCAAAACCTCTccttgcagctctctctctctctctctctctctctctctctctctctttctcaagtaGGTCCCCGTCTTTGCCCGACAAATAATAGGCCCATTTCATTCGCATGAaaacaatttcaataaaaatcaCTATATCCCCTTTGCATTAACTCTTAATATATTCATAGGTCTAGTCCTAATTTCAATCTCATCACTCATAACTTGCCAAATATGGATTACTTGCTTTAGGAATCGAATGGGAGATATATTTATGCCATATATTTGATAGAAGCATTCATACAAGCCTATAGTTAATCTATTTATCCACAATTATAAATGTAACAGGTACACTAAACCAAACTAGAGTCATGGTGTTAAATACCTGAATCAAAAGTGGTACCGCCATGAAGAGTAAACGTTGGTTCGGTATGGCAACATCCTTCAATTACTTGCATTTGCAGGGTCGTGGTTAAAGCTAACCTTTTCACTTCATACGctgcccccttttttttctgtgttataTCATCCATAAATAGCACAAATTACTATTGCCAGAACGCATCAAGTCCCAAAAACCTCAAGAATTGTCACATGCTGGTATATGGGAgagggctgggggggggggggggggggggggggggggggggatggtactGACATGCCAGTGGCATCCGCCAACCGCAGGCACCTTGTGACGACGTCTCTTCAACTTCAACGAACATGCTGACCAATGACATTAATCTGAAGATCAAATATTGACAACCGTTTATATCTACCTCTGTAAAATATCCTACAAATTAAAGCGGAAGGGAGGACGAATTAGGATCAACAATCAACTAGAACAGGATGGAAGGCAGCCATTTAATTCCTTATGTATTATTTCTATCATAATGTCTTCTGAATTTGCGCACTAAGTCTTTGATTCTACAATGACTTGCTCTATTCTTCCACTTTAATGATACCAGCAACAATTAATGCGAATAACTAGCACACAAAAATATGCCGGATAGAGATTCAATGTAAGTCGGTTATTTTGAACTGTCCGCCGAAGAAAGTAGTTCCCCCTCATGTGTTGGTGGGGAGGTACCAGGGGAGCGCTTCCCTCCGAAGTAGTTGCCTATTGACCATTGTATTTGAATTTTGCAACTTCTCTTGCAACCCTGTGCTCTACTTTTCGCCAGTTATTCCACTGTACAGTGTTGTAGTTGGAAAACTAGAGGATTTAAATTTtagtgtgatgatgatgataattgctCTACGTAAATGTGGCTTGCAAATCAAGCAACCTGGCAAAGCACGAGTAAGCTATCATACAGCGACGTGTTGGAGGGGAAATTTATGGGGAAACCAATTTTGAACTTTATGCATATTGTCACAAGGTTTAATTTGCCCATATATATGTTCAGAGGTATATGCCCAAATGGTTACTTGTTATCATGTTAATGCCACTGGCCACTGGCCAAGACCTTCGAAGCAGTCTTGATTGATTGTCACGTGTTGTACAAATGCTCGATGTTCAGTAGtgcctatttttttctttt
The Macrobrachium nipponense isolate FS-2020 chromosome 45, ASM1510439v2, whole genome shotgun sequence genome window above contains:
- the LOC135214231 gene encoding basic proline-rich protein-like, yielding MFVEVEETSSQGACGWRMPLACRAEARPVYRDVGGRSARPRTPAAEARRAGPLPGTLAVGGPPPVPGTLAGGGPPVPGTPGGGGARRAEGGPPPHGTARRAEARPSRDAWRARPARPRDAWRAEARPSPGRLAGGGTPVSGTPGGRMPARPRDSLAGGGPPVPGTPGGRRPAGPRDAWRAEAAAGPRDASPGCPAGGGPPPVPGTLAGEARRPAGPRDAWRAEPARPGTPGGRRARRDPGPAFPRMPRRAEPALPRTAWRREARPVPRDGLAGEARRASREASRGPAGLRPGPGRSGGPPARLGTPGGRRPARPPGGRSWRAGRPAGHPGEASRGPAGLRLPGVPGDRLGLGTPGWRRAPTGPRDAWLGGGPLGPRDPPAGGGPPVPGTPGGRGPPVPGTAWRADPRPARGSGTPGRAEAQPVPGTRLAVEGRGPVPVTPGGGRPAGPPGRLAGGGPPGPPSPGRLPMDARPSPGPPGRLAGGGPPVPDGPPRDAWRAEARPVPRDAWRAEARPSPGTPGGRRPRPSPGRLAGGGPPVPGPHAWRARPTPVPGTPGGGRRPAVPRDAWPRAVGLGSPGTLGRAEACPSPGRLAGGGLPVPGRLGAGTAGAQPSPGRDARPVARPPGLAGRGPPVPGTPGGGGPPVPGGTPGGLVGGARPSLGCLAGGGPARPLDAWRAEARRPRPRTPGGRRPAGPRDAGGGGPPVPGTPGGRRPSRPGTLGRASPVPGTPGGPRPPSLKRVTPLFNLRTRICH